Below is a window of Spirochaetota bacterium DNA.
TTGATACCGAATCAACCATTTTTGGCAAAAAAACTAAATCAAAAGGGTGGTATCATTATTCAGTTCCCATTAATGGAATTGTAAAAGCTGTTGATGATGATGGCAATACACTGGTATTATTACAGTTTGGATTTGATGCAAAGCCCATGTTGAAATAATAATCAGCTACATTCATTTAAACTATTATTATAGCTTATATGCTGGATAATTGATTTTGTTGCAGCATTTAGGATTTGGTGGAAATGCTATTGTAACATTTTGTGTGAAGTGTTGAAAAAAATTTTTCTGGAGGGAGCAAAATGAAATCATTAGATGGTACACATATCTATATTACCGGTGGTTCAAGTGGTATTGGATTGGCATTTGCTAAGTTAGCTGCTTCAAAGGGTGCAAACATTGCAATTATTGCACGCGATAAAAAGAAATTGGAACAGGCAAAAAAGGAAATTCACTCTTTATGTATGCACAGCAGTCAAAAAGTTGAAGCTTATTCCATAGATGTGTGTGATCCAAAAAAGCTGTATAAAGCACTTCCTGCCATGATAAAACAATCTGGCAGTCCTGATGTTTTAGTATGTGCGGCTGGTGTGGGTTTATCAAATTATTTTGAAAAGATAACAGATGATGATTTTAAAAAGATCATGGATATTAATGTCTTTGGTATATGGTATACATTGAAAGCATTTTATCCCTATCTTAAAAATAGAAATACTCACTGCGTGCTGTTATCTTCACTTGCCGGACTCATTGGCGTGTACACCTATTCGGCATATGGAACTTCAAAATTTGCAGTGTTTGGTCTGGCAGATTGTCTTAGAAGCGAGTTTAAGGAAAATGGAATTGCCCTTTCAGTAATTTGTCCCCCTGAAGTGGATACACCATTTTTGCAGGAGGAACTAAAAACTATACCGGTAAAAGCAAAACGAATTAAAAAAATTACAGGTGTTCTTTCAGCAGATACTATCGCCCAATCAATTATGAAAGCAATACTAAAAAAGAAATTCATTGTTGTTCCTGGTTTTATGAGTAAAACAACATGGTTGCTACACCGATTATTAAATGGATATGGAACACGGTTGCTTACTGATATATTGATTAAACTATGATAAAAATTGATAATCTGCTTATTGGTATAAGTTTTATAAGCGTCCTTGTGGTATCTTTATATATAGGTGTAGTCTATAAAACTGATACGTATATAGAAATT
It encodes the following:
- a CDS encoding SDR family oxidoreductase, which translates into the protein MKSLDGTHIYITGGSSGIGLAFAKLAASKGANIAIIARDKKKLEQAKKEIHSLCMHSSQKVEAYSIDVCDPKKLYKALPAMIKQSGSPDVLVCAAGVGLSNYFEKITDDDFKKIMDINVFGIWYTLKAFYPYLKNRNTHCVLLSSLAGLIGVYTYSAYGTSKFAVFGLADCLRSEFKENGIALSVICPPEVDTPFLQEELKTIPVKAKRIKKITGVLSADTIAQSIMKAILKKKFIVVPGFMSKTTWLLHRLLNGYGTRLLTDILIKL